The Chloroflexota bacterium genome contains the following window.
GCGTCACCGTCCTCCGCACCATGGCGACCGCCCGCGTGCAGACGCGGCACGGCCCGTTGCAGATCGTGGCGCTGCCCTGGCTCACCCGCAGCACGTTCCTGGCCCACGAAGATTTCAAGAACCTCGGGTTGGACGAGCTGATGCAGCAGATGGCCGGCATGATCGACACCCGGCTTCAGGAGCTGAGCGCCGAGCTGGACCCGAGCCTGCCGACGGCGCTGGTCGGGCATGCCCACGTCTTCGGGGCGCGCGTCGGGGCCGAGCGGCTGCTGACGCTCGGCAATGATCCGATGCTCAACGTCAGCATGCTCGACTTGCCGAACATCGGGTACTACGCGCTCGGGCACATCCACAAGCATCAGCAGGTGGTCAGCGGCCAGCGGCCCGTCGTCTACTCGGGCAGCATCAACCGGGTGGACTTCAGCGAGGAGGACGAGCGGAAGGGGTTTGTGCTGGTCGAGCTGCAGCCCGGCAAGAGCGAGTGGCAGTTCGTGCCGGTCAAGGCGCGGCCCTTTCTGACGATCCGCTGCGAGCCGATGACCGACTCGCCGATGGAAGAGGTCTCGCGGGCGATCCTCCGCGCCGGCCCGAAGCTCCCCGGATCGATCGTGCGGCTGCAACTGGCGGGGCCGCGCTCGCGCATCCAGGCCCTGGACGAGCGCGAGCTGCGCCACCAGCTTGCCGATGCCCACTACGTCATCCCGATCCAGCGGGAGTACACCGACGAGGCGCGCATCCGGATCGCTGGCGCGGACTTGCAGGGCCGCTCGCCTCTGGAGCTGCTTGCGCTCTACTTCGAGCGCCAGCAGTCCGTGACCAGTGACCGCCGTGAACAGCTGCTGGCGCGCGCGCGCGGCCTGATGGCGGAGTAGACTCGACGTGCTGCAGCTTGCGAAGACCACCCCTCACCCCCCGCCGCGCAGCGGGGCGGGGGGTGAGGGGAGTACCTCGCCATGATCCCCGTCAAGCTCGGCCTCCGCAACTTCATGTCGTACACCGACGTCCACGAGCCGCTCGTGTTCGAGGGCATCCATCTCGCCTGCCTCTCGGGCGAGAACGGCGCCGGTAAGTCCACGCTCCTTGACGCGGTCACCTGGGCGCTCTGGGGCTACTCGCGGGCCGGGGCTGGCTCGGCTCAGCAACTCGTGCACGCCGGCCGCACCGAGATGGAAGTCGAATACGAGTTCCGCCTGGCCGGCGAGACCTACCGCGTGCTGCGAAAATGGACCGCCCCCAGGACCGGACGCGGCAGCGGCACGACCTTGCTCGATCTCTCGATCCTCGACGGCGACCATTTCCGCTCGATCAGCGGGAGCACCATCCGCGAGACCGATGCCAAAATCGTCGGGCTGCTGCGGATGAGCTACACGACCTTCACCAACTCGGCGTTCATCCTCCAGGGGCAGGCCGACGCCTTCACGACCCGCACGCCCACCCAGCGCAAGGAGGTGCTGGGCGAGATCCTGGAGCTGGCCGAGTACGACCGCTTGCAGGAGCGCGCCCGCGAGGAGGTCCGTACCCGCGACGCTCGCCACCGCGAGCTGACCGACCGGCTCCGTGAGGCCGACGCCGAGCTGCGCGAGCGCCCGACCTATGAGGCCGAGCGTCAGCGCCTCGAAGCCGAGATCGTGGAGGTCGAGCGGCGGCTGGCCGAGGACGAGGCGGCGCTGCGGGCCGTACAGGAGTCCGTCACCCGGCTGACCGCCCGCGAGCGCGAGCTGGACGAGGCGACGAACCGCGCGCGGCAGTCTGTGACGGAGGTCGAGCGGCAGAAGAAGGCCATTGCCGATCACGAGCGGGCCATCGCCGGGCAGCAGCGGCTGCTCGAGAACGCCCGGGAGATCGAGCAGGGCGTCGCCGATCTCCAGCGCACACGGCAGGCCGACGAGGCCTTGAGCCAGAAGCTGCGCGACCTGACGCCGCTCAACGACGAGCGTGGCCGCCTGGAGAGCGCCATCGCGCAGGCGCGGACGCGCCTGGAGGGGGAGCTGCGGAACGTCGAGCAGCACCTGGGTCGCCACGAGCGCGAGGCGGGGAAGGTCCGCGAGTACGAGCAGGCGGTCCAGAAAGCCCACCAGGACCAGGGCGAGCTGGCGCGCATCCAGGCCCGGCAGGCCGAGGTCGAGCGGGAGCTGGCGACGGCCCGCGAGGAGGCCGCCGAGCTGCGCGGTGCGAACCTCGGCTTGCGGAAGGAGATGGATGTCCTCCGCTCGCGGATCGACACGATCCAGTCTGAGCCGATCTGCCCGATCTGCCACAGCCAGCTCGACCCTGCCCGCCGCGAGCGGCTGACCGCCGAGTACACCGATGAGGGCGTCGCGCAGCGGGAGCAGTACCGCCAGAACCAGGCGCGAGCCAAAGCGCTCGATGGCGTCATCGAGCAGAAGACCGCCGATCAGCAGCGGCTGGCGGCCGAGCAGGGGCAGCTGGCCGGGGTCGAGCGCCGGCTGGCAACCGCCGAGCACGCCCTGGAGGCCGCCCAGAAGTCGGCGCGGGAGGTCGAGCAGGCGCGGGCGGAGGTCACGAAGCTGCAGGATCAGCTTTCGTGTGAGGCGTACGCCCAGGACGACGCGGCCCAACTGCGCGAGGTGGCGGCCCGCATCGATGCTCTCGGCTACGACCCGGCGACCCACCGCCGTATCCGCGGCGAGCTGACGCCGCTCTTGCAGTACGAGCAGCTAGCCCGTGAGCTGGACGGCGCCCGCCGTGAGGTCTCGCTGCGCAACGAGGCCCTGGACGCGGCCCGGGCGGCGCTGGCAACCTGGGACGCCCGGCTTGCGGAGGACAAGGCCCGCGTGCTGGCCCTCCGCGAGGAGGTCAAGGATCTGCCCGCCCTACGCGAGCGGCAGGCCGAGAGCGAGCAGGCCGTCCAACGGCTGCGGCGCGAGCACACGGCCGCCAGCCGGCAGCTTGGCGAGGCCCAGCAGCGGCTCAGCTACCTCGACCGCCTGCAGGAGACCCGTGCCGAGCGGCTCCGTGAGCTGGAAGATGTCCTCCGCGAGAAAGGCCTCTACACCGACCTGGCGACGGCCTTCGGGCGGAACGGCATTCAGGCGATGCTCGTCGAGACGGCCATTCCCGAGATCCAGGACGAGGCCAACCGGCTGCTGGCGGCGATGACCTCCGGGCGCATGCACGTCGAGCTGAAGACCCAGCGCGAGCGCGCCAGCGGCGACGGCCAGATCGAGACGCTCGACGTGGTCATCCACGACAACCTCGGCAGCCGGCCCTACGAGATGTACTCCGGCGGCGAGGCGTTCCGTGTCAACTTCGCCCTGCGCATCGCGCTGTCACGGCTGCTGGCCCAGCGGGCCGGTGCGCGCCTGGAGACGCTCGTGATCGACGAGGGGTTCGGGAGCCAGGATCAGGAGGGGCGCGACCGGCTGGTCGAGGCGATCAAGAGTATCGAGCCAGAGTTCGCCATGATCCTCGTCATCACCCACCTGGACGACCTGAAAGAGCGGTTCCCGGTGCGGATCGACGTGCAGAAGCGGCCCGACGGCTCGGTGTTCCAGACCGAATGGGTTGCCTGAGCAGGCGCGCCCGGCGCCGTCGGATGGCCGTGTCCGGATGCATCGGTCAGGTGTTCGGCTGCACATTGCCCGCGAAACAGGCGGACCATGTACACTGTGGCGGCGCGGGGGTCTTGACAGGCCAGAATCGCGGCATTCGGGGCGTGCGACGTCGATCGAATGCGCCGTTGAGGCCCGTCGCAATCCGAGAGAAGGCTTTCTGCTTGACGGAAGTCACGAATTCGCCTCAAATCGTAACGCGCCGCGAATCCCTTCGTATCCTCGCTCGTCGTTTTCTCAGGGAGGCGTGTTTTGGGCGGATGTAATTCCGTTGTGACCCACCCAGAGTTGACGCCTCAGGCGCTAGCCCCTACTATTCGGGGGCTTCGCACGGGCTGGCAGGCGTGTACGTCTCCCAGTGACCCGACTCATCCCCGCTGGAAGGGCCCCGCCGCGCGATGATTGGTCCCGCAGACCGCTTCCTGGCACAACCGCTCCCGCTCGACGCGCAGTCGGGCAGTGGCCCTGAGGCCAGGGCTTCAGCTACATCGATGGTGAGCGACAGGCGTCGGCGTAGTCGGCGCGATGTCCTCGGTATGATCCTTGGCGTTGCGGCGTGCTTGACGCTCAGCAACGGCGCGGTGCACGCCCAGGACGTTGACAGCATCGTCATGACGGATGCTGCCGCCGTCCCGGCTGGCGAGGACGCTCCGGCTGAGGAGCCGGCCGCTGAGACGACCCCTGCTGCCGCGCCGGCCCCCGAGACGGCCGCTGTCCCGCCTGCGCCGACCGTGCCAAAGACGTACACCGTCCAGGCCAGCGACACGATGTTCTCGATCGCCAAGCGGCACGGCGTCAGCGTCGATGCGCTGCTCTGGGCCAACAACCTGACGGACCCGAACGTCATCAAGCAGGGCCAGCAGCTGGTGATCCCACCGTCCACCGGCAAGCTGCACGTCGCGAAGGACGGCGACACGCTCGACTCGCTGGCGCAGACCTACAGCGTCTCGAAGACCGGCATCGCGGCGGTCAATGGGCTGGCTGAGGATGCGACCCTCAAGGCTGGGCAGCGGCTGCTGATCCCCGTCAAGAGCGGCAACGGCGATCCCGCGTTCACGCCGGCCCCCGTGGCCGCTGCGAGCGCCGAGGAGCCGGTGCCGATCCCGCAGATCCCAACAAATGCTGGCACGGGTTCTCCCACGCCGCCGCTGATCTCCAGCATCGCCCCGGTCATTCAGGTGCCGGGCGTGATGACGGCGATGGGCACGCCAACGGTGACGGTCACCAACCGCAAGGTGCCGAAGCTCGCCTGGCCGGTCCCGAACAACCCGCCTAAGAGCGGCGTCAGCCAGGGCTTCCGCCCCGGCCACACCGGCATCGACATCTACACGCCTGAAGGCACGCCGATCAAGGCGGCGGCTGCCGGGACGGTCAAGATGGCGGCGAAGAACCCGGACGGGTTCAGTGGCTACGGCTGGATCGTCATCGTGGATCACGGCGACGGTATCTCGACGTGGTACGCCCACTGCGGCTCGTTCTCCGTCAAGGACGGCGACAAGGTCAAGGCTGGCGACGTGCTCGGGGCGGTCGGGATGACCGGCCGCACGACGGGGCCGCACTTGCACTTCGAGCTGCGGGTGAGCACCAGCGCCGTCGATCCGCGCCTCGCGCTCCCGTAGGTCCGCGCTTACCGTTCGAGTGAGGCCGGCGCGCGCCGCGCCGGCCCCACCAGCAGCCCGCCGACGAACACCGTCAGCACCAGCCACAGCAGGGTGCGCGGCCAGGACGGAAACTGCTGGTCGACGGTGTCCTGTATCGCGGCCGGCAGCACCTCGATGGACCCGAGCCACAGCTCCGTCTCGCCGTGGTAGCGCACGCGCGTCTCGATGCGCCCGCGCTCGCGGACGGTGAACGGCAGCTCGACGGTCGTGTAGCCGCCGCCCGTTGGCAGATCGCCGAGGCGGATATCGCGCTGGGCCAGCACGGTGTAGAGCACCGGCAGCTCGGTCATGATGTCGAGGGTGGCGACGGAGCGGATCGGTGCGTCGCCGGCCGCCGCGAGGTGGAAACGGGCCACGTAGCGCCCTGGCAGAAGCGGCCTGTACGGCCCGTAGGAGAGCATTCCGGGCTGGTCCGTCCCAGGGGCGGCAAAGGCGACGGGGGCGGCCGTCCCGTCCACCACGCGGCCCGTCTGCCGCTGGGCCGTGGCCGGGGCGACCACAAACTCCAGGCGGGTCGTCAACGGCAGGCGCGGCCGGTCCGCGCCGATGTCCGGCCAGATCTCCTGCAGCTCGGTGGCCAGGGGCAGGGATGGCAGCGCCGAGCCGTCCTGGTAGAGCAGCGTATGGTGCAGGACGCCCAGGCTGGCGAGCACCAGTGACAGCCCGAGCAGCGGCACGAACAGCAGCCGCGCGGCCACGCTGGTGGCGATGGCGAGCAGTAATGGCACGGCCACCAGCGGCGTCAGCACGACGATGTAGCGGGCAGGCAGGCTGTTGCCGACGGCCACCGGCCCCGCCACCAGCAGGAAGTACACGCCGACGAACAGGAGCACGGCGGGTGTGGCACGGCGGAAGCGCACGGCCAGCGGGATCAGCGCGGCCAGCCCGAGCCACTGGACCGGCGCATACGGCAGCCAGCCATCGCCCGGGCTGAACAGTGCGCCGAGACCGTGACGGTAGGCGATGGCGAGGCTCCAGGGGGCAATCGAGGCCAGCTCAGGCGCATACATCGCCGGGGGCCACGGGCTGCCGTAGAGGCGGTAGGTGACGATGCTGAGCGCCAGCAGCGTCGAGACGGGCAGCAGGGCGGGCCAGAACACTCGCCATGCTGCCGGCTCGCGGAGACGCTGGAGGCCCGCTCGCAACGTCCCCACCGGCGTCAGGCCGCGCGCCAGGTGGTACAGGACGCCCAGCCCGATGCCGGCGGCAAACACGATGAAGCGGAAGTGGAGCCAGGGCAGCACGGCCGCTCCGAGCATCGCCAGCACCAGCGCGCGGTGCGTGGGCCGCGTGCGGAGCAGGACGCGCAGGCAACTGACGATCAGCAGCGCGCCCGGGAATTCCGGGTAGACCTGCCCGGAGAAGGTCAGCATCGGCATGCAGAGGGCGGTGGCGATCCAGGCCAGCCAGACGTAGCCGCCGCTCCCGAGACGGGTGTCCTTGAGCAGGCCGAACACCTGATACGCCAGCAGCGCGCTCAGCAGGAGCATCAGCGCCCGCACCGCTGCCAGCCCGCCGCCGGCCAGGATGATCGGGGAGATCAGCAGCGGCACGCCCAGGTAGTGGATCGAGTGAATCGTGCCATCGCCCAGGTACTCGCGGCCGTGCGGATCGAGCTGGCCGTAGTACGGGAAGTAGCGCTGGACGGTGGCGCGGTCGTAGTTGTTGGCGAGGTCGGCGTCATGGTCGAAGACGAGGCTGTGGCTGTACAGGATGTAGTGCGGCTCGTCGCCGGTCGGCGTGGGCTGCATGTGCAGGTAGGCTGCGCCGTACACGAACAGGGCGACGAGGAACGGCAAGAGCCGCAGCAGACGGTCGTCGGTCAGGGCTGACGCCGCCGCCACCGTCTGCGAAGCCGTACGCGCCGGCCGGTGCGGAGCCTCAAGGGCGCTCGTCGCCATCAGCGAACCTCAGCAGTAGGGGCGTTTCTCGGGTGGCAGGGGGACGCGTTGACGACAAGGGAGCGGGGAGCGCGGCGCTCAGACGGCGCTGGGTGCGCGGACCTGCGCGGGCGGCGATTTCGATCTCGTGCCGTGGCGGACATCCTCGTAGACCTCGGCCGTCTGGCGGGCGGTGCGGTCCCAGGTGAAGAGGCTCGCTCGATGCAGGCCGGCCGCCCGCCAGTCGCGTGACCAGCCGTCCACGTCGAGCATCTGGCCGACGGCCGCGGCCAGCCGGGCCGGCGCGCGGGGCGGGGCCAGCAGCCCGGCGTCGCCCACCAGCTCCGGCAGCGAGCTGGCATCGGCGGCCACCACCGGCGTTCCGCAGGCCATCGCCTCCAGCACCGGAAAGCCGAAGCCCTCGTAGAGTGATGGCATCACGCAGACGCTGGCCAGCGAGTAGAGGGCCGGCAGGTCGGCGTCCGAGACGTCGTTGAGGAAGTGGACGGCCGCCCCGACGCCCGCCGTGCGTGCGCGAGCCAGCAGCCGCTCGCGCTCGTCGGCGAAGTGGGCCTGCCCGATCTTCAGCAGCTCCACGTCTGGCGCGGTCTGCCGGATCTGGGCCAGCGCGTCGATCAGCGAGCCGAGATCCTTGCGCGGGTCTTCCGAGCCGACGTAGATCAGGTAGCGGCGGTCCTGGCGTAGCTGGAAGCGGTCGCGCAGCTCCTGGGTGACCGGCCGCGGCCGGAATCGCTCCTGGTCGATGCCCAGGTGGACGACCCGCACCCGCCCCGTGTCGATCCCGAGGTGCTGCCCCAGCGCCTGCCGCGTGTACTCCGAGTCGGCGATCAACCCGTGGGCGCGCTTGAGACCCGTCAGCGCCAGCAGGTCGAACACCCGATCCGCCAGGGTGCGGTAGGTGCAGAGGGCCGGATCGTTGCGGACCATGTAGGGGATGATGTCGTGGACGGTGACGACGGTGGGCGCGCGTGGCCGGCGGAGCAGCAAGACCGTGGCGAGGTTCTGGCTGCTGACATGCGCCACGTCCGCGCGCGGCGGCCGCGCCCGGACGGGGTAGTTGTTGAAGAAGGCGGCAGCGTCCACGCCGGCCACCCGCTGCCCGAGCCGCGTCAGGGCAGTCGGCACCGGCACAATCGGGTGGGTCAGTGCGACGCGGTGCCCGAGCCGTTGCAGGGCCGGCGTCAGCGCACCGGTGTAGCGACCGACGCCGGTGTGTGCATGGCCCGCCTTCGCGATCAGGGCAACGTCCATACCTACTGCTGCTCCAGGACGCCCACCCACCTCGGGCTTCTCAAGCGAGACGTTCGTCCGTACACTATCTGCACCAGCGGAGGATCGCCTCCTCGGCGGTGGCGACGTTCTTGCGGTCGTCGAAGCGCGTCTCGGCGTACGCCCGCGCCCCCTTCGACATGGCCTCGCGCTTCTCGGTGTTCGAGACGAGGTCCGCGATGGCATCGGCCAGGGCCTGGGCGTTGCGCTCGGGCACCAGGATGCCGGCCTCCGGCGGCGTGAACTCGTCGAGGCAGCCGGTCTGTGTGGCGATGACCGGCAGTCCGGAGGCCATGGCGTGCCACGCCGCCGTGCTGAGCTGCTGAATCCAGAGCTTCGTGGTGGTGCTCGGCAGTGCGAAGATGTCGGCGGCCCGCATGTAGCGGTCGAGGTCCGCGTGCTTGATGTTGCCGAACCAGGTGACGTGCTTCGTGATGCCCAGCCGCTCGGCTTTGTCTCGTAGCTCCTGCTCCTGCGGGCCAGCCCCGCACAGCGCCAGGTGGACGCCCAGGCCTCGGTCGCGGACCATCCTGATGGCATCGAAGAGGTAATCCAGGCCCTTCTCTGGTGTGATCCGCCCGGCGAAGAGGACGACGGGATCGGTGGTCGCGATGGGGACGGCCTGGCCTTCGGGGCGGAAGCGCTCGACGTCGATGCCCCAGCAGCCGTACAGCATGTAGACCAGGCGGTGCTTCGGCGCACTGTAGCGGATCATGTTGTCGCGGGACTTCGTGTCGAGCCAGAAGATGACCGAGGCCCGCCGCCACCAGAGCGCCAGGATCGCCCAGTAGGGCGGCACGACGAGCCAGTGGTACTTCTTGTGGAGGGGGATCGGCTCGAGGCTGAGGGTGACGAGCTTGACCTTCGGATGGAGCCAGAGGTAGACCAGCGCGGTCACCAGGAACGGCAGCATCAAGATCGAGAGCGGGTCCGGCCCCTGGATGATGTCCGGCTTCGCCCGGGAGATCGTCCAGTACAGATCCCAGGGCCACTGGAAGCGGATCGTGCGCTTGTTGAAGTCCTCATCCCGCATGTCGTTCCAGGGCGCGCTGCGGTAGAGGTGGATGATCTCCAGGTTCTTGAAGTAGGTGAGCGGCTGCTGGAGATCGCGGCGCACCTCGCTGCTGATCATCAGGTAGCGCGGCTTGCGGATCGGACGCCGCTCCGGAGCTGCCGCGCCCTGGGTTGGCTGCGTGCTCGGCTCGGGTCCGCCGAGCTGCTCGGTCGGTCGCTGGCTGACGGCCATGCGTGCTCTTCCTCCTGAAAAGGTGTGCGCCCGGCGCGGCCGGGCTACCGGCAGAGCCGGCCTACCAGCGACCTCGTCGTCGCGGATCGAGGGTCGCGTACATCGCAAGGAACACGGCGGTGATATCGAGAACGGTGGCCTGGGCGGCTTGCAGCACCAGGGACGACGAGATGGGCTCCCCGGCCAGTCGGGCGCCGGCGCTCGCCCGCGCGAGGCGCTGGAGCAGGGCCGTCGCGAGCAGCACGCCTGAGGCGGCCGGGGCGATGCGGCCGACCAGCGGCGCGGCAAACGGCAGGGCAACCATCGTGCCGTACAGCCCGAAGGCCGTCAGGACGCGTCGCACGTCCATCCAGGCCCCGAAGCGCGGCCCGAGGATCAACAGGTTCTTGTGCCAGCGTTCGTACATGCGGAGGTAGCCAGCGGCCTCGGCCGGGTACTCCGAGACGACGCGGCTGTCATGCACGACGCGGATGCGGTAGCCGGCCTGCCGCAACGACTGCGACAGGTGGTAGTCCGTGCCGGTTGGCACGTGGGTCTCGAACGCGCCGACACGGTCGAGCACGGCGCGGGTCAGCGCGCAGTTGCGCCCGTGGAGGCCATCGCCCTCCCGCGGCAGCTGATGGTGCCACCAGCGGTCGATGAGCCACTGGTAGTGCACCAGCCCGGCCCGCCGCTCCTCCTCGCCCGGCTCAGAGAGACCGGTGGCAACCTCGGCCTCGCCCTGGAGGATCGGTGCCAGCAGCCGGAGGAACGCCTCGTCCACGAGTCGGCAGTCAGCATCCGTCAGCATGATGATGGAGCCGTGCGCCTCGGCGTAGCAGCGCTGCAAGGCGCGCTGCTTGCCCAGGCCCGGTTCCTGGTACACCACGCGGATCCGGTCTGAGGCCCGCTGGCTGGCAAGCTCGTAGGTGCCGTCCCGGCCGCCCGCGCAGAGGATCAGCTCGGCGGCCGGGTACGTCAGCGACTCGAAGCTGTCGATCAGCGCGCCGATGGTGTCGCGCTCGTTCCAGGCGGCCACCAGGACGCTGACGAGCGGCGCGCCTTCTCGGGCTACGCTGTCCACGGTCACGGGGGTTGGCAGCGTCTCGGCCGGGGGCGTCGCACGGTACTGCTGCCATGCGCGCCAGCCCGACGCCCCGAGGAGCGCCACCGAGAGCGGCAGCGCCACGGTGTCCAGGAGCTGTCGTGCGCGTCTGACTACTTCCATGCGAGATCCGGCGCGGCGATGGTCGCCCAGGCCGATCCTTTCTCCCAGCGGTAGACCACGTCGTTGGCGACGCGCAGCTCCAGGTGGCGCGGGGTCTCGGCCCAGACGCCGGTCCCGCGCTCGACGACGCAGGCCGTCTCGTACGCCTCTGAGCGGACGCCCGGCAGCTGCACACCGGGCGGCAGCAGGGTGGTCAGGAAACGGAACGCCTTGTCGTTCCAGCCGACGACGGGCAGCACGTCGCGCAGGGTTGGGGCAACGGTGGGGCGGCCGGTCGCCGTCTGCGCCGAGAACCCTTCGGCTGTCGGGAAGGCGCCGGATGGACTCTGCGCCGCCAGCAGCCAGGAGAGGGTCGGTTCGAGGTCCGCCTCGTAGCCGTGTGGGCGCAGCGTCTCGATGGCCCGCAGGATGTCGGCCACGCCGGCGATCCAGCGCGGGTAGACGTTCGTCGAGCCGTCGGCGTAGACCACCTGGGCAAAGCCGCCGTCGGCATCGCGGTACCGCAGCACGAACTCCATCGCTTCGAGGGCGCTGGTCAGATACCGCTCGTCGCTGGAGGCCCGGTAGCCCTCCACCAGGGCCGGCACGCAGCGGGCCACGTAGAACGGGAACAGCTTCTCGACGCGCTGCGAGCCGTAGGTATTCTGCCAGATGCCGCCCCGCTGCGGGCCGTCCTCGATCTGGTGAGCGCGAATGTGATCGAGGATCGGCAGGGCGTACCGCTCGATCAGCTCGACGCCGTCCGACGAGACCCGTGCCAGGGCGAGGATCGCCTCGGAAAGGGTGGCGGCCTTGTTCGGGACGAACGTCGGCGTGGACGGATCGTCCTGGAGCATGCCGCTCTCGCCGTTCCAGAGCCTGCCGAGCTGGGCGACCCGCACGTTCCGCTCGGCGGCCATCTGGTAGGCTCGCCAGGAATCATCGCCGCGCTCACGGAGTGTGGTGGCCAGTGCCAGCAACGCGATGTCGCAGGCGGCTTCGTGGGGGGTTCCGCCGGTGTAGGGGTTCAACTCGAAGCAGGAGCTCTCGAAGTGGCCCGAGGGGAGCTGGCCGCCCCGAATGTCGTCGCCGGCCCGCTTCGCCTTCGCGAGCCAGCGCGCCTCGCCGGTCACCGAGGCGAGGGTCAGGTAGCCGTGGATGATCCCCTCATACCGCCAATCCAGGCCGGGGCCGGTGTACAGCAGACAGTTCTGCCACCAGTGCGCGACGGGGCCGGTGTAACCGGACGGACCGCGCATCGTCTCCAGCCAGGCGTCAAGACGCGCGACAGCGAGGCCCAGGGCAGGCCGGTCGTGGCCCAGGGCAGGCCGGTCGTG
Protein-coding sequences here:
- a CDS encoding glycosyltransferase; this encodes MAVSQRPTEQLGGPEPSTQPTQGAAAPERRPIRKPRYLMISSEVRRDLQQPLTYFKNLEIIHLYRSAPWNDMRDEDFNKRTIRFQWPWDLYWTISRAKPDIIQGPDPLSILMLPFLVTALVYLWLHPKVKLVTLSLEPIPLHKKYHWLVVPPYWAILALWWRRASVIFWLDTKSRDNMIRYSAPKHRLVYMLYGCWGIDVERFRPEGQAVPIATTDPVVLFAGRITPEKGLDYLFDAIRMVRDRGLGVHLALCGAGPQEQELRDKAERLGITKHVTWFGNIKHADLDRYMRAADIFALPSTTTKLWIQQLSTAAWHAMASGLPVIATQTGCLDEFTPPEAGILVPERNAQALADAIADLVSNTEKREAMSKGARAYAETRFDDRKNVATAEEAILRWCR
- a CDS encoding LysM peptidoglycan-binding domain-containing M23 family metallopeptidase, with amino-acid sequence MILGVAACLTLSNGAVHAQDVDSIVMTDAAAVPAGEDAPAEEPAAETTPAAAPAPETAAVPPAPTVPKTYTVQASDTMFSIAKRHGVSVDALLWANNLTDPNVIKQGQQLVIPPSTGKLHVAKDGDTLDSLAQTYSVSKTGIAAVNGLAEDATLKAGQRLLIPVKSGNGDPAFTPAPVAAASAEEPVPIPQIPTNAGTGSPTPPLISSIAPVIQVPGVMTAMGTPTVTVTNRKVPKLAWPVPNNPPKSGVSQGFRPGHTGIDIYTPEGTPIKAAAAGTVKMAAKNPDGFSGYGWIVIVDHGDGISTWYAHCGSFSVKDGDKVKAGDVLGAVGMTGRTTGPHLHFELRVSTSAVDPRLALP
- a CDS encoding SMC family ATPase; translation: MIPVKLGLRNFMSYTDVHEPLVFEGIHLACLSGENGAGKSTLLDAVTWALWGYSRAGAGSAQQLVHAGRTEMEVEYEFRLAGETYRVLRKWTAPRTGRGSGTTLLDLSILDGDHFRSISGSTIRETDAKIVGLLRMSYTTFTNSAFILQGQADAFTTRTPTQRKEVLGEILELAEYDRLQERAREEVRTRDARHRELTDRLREADAELRERPTYEAERQRLEAEIVEVERRLAEDEAALRAVQESVTRLTARERELDEATNRARQSVTEVERQKKAIADHERAIAGQQRLLENAREIEQGVADLQRTRQADEALSQKLRDLTPLNDERGRLESAIAQARTRLEGELRNVEQHLGRHEREAGKVREYEQAVQKAHQDQGELARIQARQAEVERELATAREEAAELRGANLGLRKEMDVLRSRIDTIQSEPICPICHSQLDPARRERLTAEYTDEGVAQREQYRQNQARAKALDGVIEQKTADQQRLAAEQGQLAGVERRLATAEHALEAAQKSAREVEQARAEVTKLQDQLSCEAYAQDDAAQLREVAARIDALGYDPATHRRIRGELTPLLQYEQLARELDGARREVSLRNEALDAARAALATWDARLAEDKARVLALREEVKDLPALRERQAESEQAVQRLRREHTAASRQLGEAQQRLSYLDRLQETRAERLRELEDVLREKGLYTDLATAFGRNGIQAMLVETAIPEIQDEANRLLAAMTSGRMHVELKTQRERASGDGQIETLDVVIHDNLGSRPYEMYSGGEAFRVNFALRIALSRLLAQRAGARLETLVIDEGFGSQDQEGRDRLVEAIKSIEPEFAMILVITHLDDLKERFPVRIDVQKRPDGSVFQTEWVA
- a CDS encoding glycosyltransferase family 4 protein; translation: MDVALIAKAGHAHTGVGRYTGALTPALQRLGHRVALTHPIVPVPTALTRLGQRVAGVDAAAFFNNYPVRARPPRADVAHVSSQNLATVLLLRRPRAPTVVTVHDIIPYMVRNDPALCTYRTLADRVFDLLALTGLKRAHGLIADSEYTRQALGQHLGIDTGRVRVVHLGIDQERFRPRPVTQELRDRFQLRQDRRYLIYVGSEDPRKDLGSLIDALAQIRQTAPDVELLKIGQAHFADERERLLARARTAGVGAAVHFLNDVSDADLPALYSLASVCVMPSLYEGFGFPVLEAMACGTPVVAADASSLPELVGDAGLLAPPRAPARLAAAVGQMLDVDGWSRDWRAAGLHRASLFTWDRTARQTAEVYEDVRHGTRSKSPPAQVRAPSAV
- a CDS encoding exonuclease SbcCD subunit D, with protein sequence MIKLLHIADVHIGMENYGRINPETGLNTRLHDFLDTLDEAVNRAIEDEVDAVVVAGDVYKSRDPSPTHQREFARRILKLIRANVEVILVPGNHDTPMAAGRATSLDIFRTLELPGVTVLRTMATARVQTRHGPLQIVALPWLTRSTFLAHEDFKNLGLDELMQQMAGMIDTRLQELSAELDPSLPTALVGHAHVFGARVGAERLLTLGNDPMLNVSMLDLPNIGYYALGHIHKHQQVVSGQRPVVYSGSINRVDFSEEDERKGFVLVELQPGKSEWQFVPVKARPFLTIRCEPMTDSPMEEVSRAILRAGPKLPGSIVRLQLAGPRSRIQALDERELRHQLADAHYVIPIQREYTDEARIRIAGADLQGRSPLELLALYFERQQSVTSDRREQLLARARGLMAE
- a CDS encoding glycosyltransferase, translating into MEVVRRARQLLDTVALPLSVALLGASGWRAWQQYRATPPAETLPTPVTVDSVAREGAPLVSVLVAAWNERDTIGALIDSFESLTYPAAELILCAGGRDGTYELASQRASDRIRVVYQEPGLGKQRALQRCYAEAHGSIIMLTDADCRLVDEAFLRLLAPILQGEAEVATGLSEPGEEERRAGLVHYQWLIDRWWHHQLPREGDGLHGRNCALTRAVLDRVGAFETHVPTGTDYHLSQSLRQAGYRIRVVHDSRVVSEYPAEAAGYLRMYERWHKNLLILGPRFGAWMDVRRVLTAFGLYGTMVALPFAAPLVGRIAPAASGVLLATALLQRLARASAGARLAGEPISSSLVLQAAQATVLDITAVFLAMYATLDPRRRGRW